A genomic stretch from Oreochromis niloticus isolate F11D_XX linkage group LG11, O_niloticus_UMD_NMBU, whole genome shotgun sequence includes:
- the LOC100712482 gene encoding sialic acid-binding Ig-like lectin 10, which yields MAVYGEMILWSFVFLLAAAVGQTVIYSLTSTCAVRGSTVTLPCTFTPRKSFSDGGKEVPLKIVRVRWCKNHEICQGGTPSVFDINSANSDPRYQYLGDMKTNCTLQIRDVQQGDSATFRFRMEADHPEGHFTNRTGVTVRVEDSTKKRIIRSSDDKKLSRGETVTLLCASVCTFHQLEVTWFKDGHALSETGPSLRLSPLTAEDSGNYTCALKKNMRTLSEPYSLQVEAGAADGVLRLVLGVVFGLLLAVILLVLFIFIIKRKLAAAEDQRAVGGDPEQKHPDSIYSNIMKSVQTEAAQQQEPSRAVEDVSYASVQFKQKKQEGRRFQAADDDVVYSSVSSRG from the exons CTGCTGTGGGTCAAACTGTGATCTATTCTCTCACATCTACCTGTGCTGTCAGAGGATCCACTGTCACCCTCCCCTGCACCTTCACACCTCGGAAGTCTTTCAGTGACGGTGGGAAAGAAGTTCCTCTAAAGATCGTCAGAGTCCGCTGGTGTAAGAACCATGAGATCTGTCAGGGCGGCACTCCGTCTGTGTTTGACATTAACTCAGCAAACAGCGATCCTCGTTATCAATATCTGGGAGACATGAAGACAAACTGCACTTTACAGATCAGAGATGTTCAGCAGGGAGACAGCGCAACCTTTCGCTTCAGGATGGAAGCTGATCATCCTGAAGGACATTTTACTAACAGGACAGGAGTGACTGTCAGAGTCGAAG ATTCGACCAAAAAGAGAATAATTCGCTCCAGTGATGATAAAAAGTTGAGCAGAGGTGAAACCGTCACACTGCTCTGTGCTTCAGTCTGCACTTTCCACCAACTGGAGGTCACCTGGTTCAAAGATGGCCACGCCCTCTCAGAGACTGGCCCCTCCCTCCGTCTCAGCCCTCTGACTGCAGAGGATTCTGGGAACTACACCTGTGCTCTGAAGAAGAACATGAGGACTCTGTCTGAGCCGTACAGCCTGCAGGTGGAGGCTGGAG caGCTGACGGTGTCCTTCGTCTGGTTCTTGGGGTGGTGTTTGGTCTCCTGCTGGCTGTGATCCTGCTCGTactcttcatcttcatcatcaaaaG GAAGCTGGCAGCAGCAGAGGATCAGAGGGCTGTGGGAGGTGATCCGGAGCAGAAG CATCCTGATAGCATCTACAGcaacatcatgaagtctgtacAAACGGAAGCAGCTCAGCAGCAGGAACCCAGCCGAGCCGTGGAGGACGTCAGCTACGCCTCCGTCCAGTTCAAACAGAAGAAACAGGAGGGCAG GCGCTTTCAGGCGGCCGACGATGACGTTGTCTATTCCTCAGTGTCCAGTCGAGGATGA